The DNA region GAGGGGTTGTGACTGATGTTACAAAGCCAGTGTTCCTATCAACCTCTTTCACTATACTCTTATTTGAACGATTGTGGTGCTTTTTGAAAATAGAATGGAAATAGAGGGGCGTTTCTTCTTAAAGTACCCATTATCATTTTTTGAAAACGGTTTGAGAGGTTACATGTAACCTCTCTTTTAGACTTTAAATTCATTCAGTTTTTCTTGGAGTGTCACACCCCATTTATCAAGCACGGTTGTAATTTCCATAATCTCTTCACTTTTTTGATAAGTTGCATGAAAGATTGTCTCTATTTGCAGTGAAGCTTCTTTGATTTGCTCCGTTTCTTCTTTGAGGTTGATGGATTTTGTTGCAATATCATTGGAGAGAGCTATGTTTTTATCGGCTACGTTGACGAGTTGCTCAAGTACGACGTTCGCATTGGTAGAGACATCTTGAAGAATGTTGATCTCAGAAGCATTGTCTTTCATCTGCTGACTGATGGAGGTGATGGAGCTCACGATGGAGGTAATGGTTGTATTGATCTCTTCAAGGCTTTTTTGTGTCTTCTCTGCCAAAAGTCTTACTTCATCCGCAACAACGGCAAATCCACGACCGTGTTCGCCTGCACGCGCTGCTTCAATGGCAGCATTAAGTGCCAATAAATTGGTTTGATCGGCGATATCGTCGATGACGCTGAGAATATTTTTGGTCTCTTGGGTATCTTTACTCAAAGCGTTGAGTTGTATGACGAGAAGATTCTCTTTTTGAACACTTTGAGCAATCTTTTCACCTAATTCGATGATGTTTCTTTGTGTATCGCCAAGATACGTACCGATCTGTTGCATCTGTGTTTTACTCGCATGCGCGTTGTGACTGATGTCGTCAAAAACAACTTGCATATTGTTGACATGCTTAGTACTCTCATCGATGATGATCTTCTCTTTTTGGGTTTGAGCATGAAAAAATGAGACGATGTGTTGCAGTTGCGCTGAGATTTGACTGTGCGTTGTGGCATGCGCTTGAAAGCCAAGAATGGCATGTCTGATTTTCTCTTTGAAAAAGACAACAGAGTCAAGCATTCTGGCAGATTCAGCATTGAAGCTGGTGTTGATCTTGATCTCTTTGGTCAGATCCATTGAGGCTAAAGCTTGGTTTATTTTAACACTGAGATCCACGCCCCATTTTTTTTCATCAATATCATGCACGATGAGGATCACGGCAATAGCGTATTGAATGATAGCTCCTAGTGTGCTGGTTGTAAAAAAATAGGCATTGAGTGGAAGGATCAAAAAAGCTGCAATGTGGATAACTCTCATTCTAAGAAACAGAGATTTCATTGTATTTCTCCTGTATGAAATAGAATTCACATTCTACTTCATACGCAAAAATAAAAGATTGATCTGTATCAAAAAATAAGATAATTTTACTCTCTTTTTAAAATAAACAGTTAAAAGTCTTTACATGTAAAAAATATGAAGAGAAAATATGAATACTTTCTCTTCGTTTTGATAGATTAGCGGTCGTATTTTTTAGCGTACTCCGCATCATTATAAATAGCTTCACCGTAAAGTTCTTTACCAAAGCTACGGATCACTTTTTGTCCATCCCCTTTGGTCACAAATTCAATAAACTTAGCACTCATGTTTTTTTGAGGTGTCTCTAAACCATTTTGTTTGAGAGCGTTATAGGTATTGACTAAGAAAATATCACCTCTAAAAAGGATTTTCATGTTTTTAAGCTCTTTTTGTGCTGCGACCCATGTGCTACTATCGGTCATAAAGTAAGCTCC from Sulfurospirillum diekertiae includes:
- a CDS encoding methyl-accepting chemotaxis protein, which gives rise to MKSLFLRMRVIHIAAFLILPLNAYFFTTSTLGAIIQYAIAVILIVHDIDEKKWGVDLSVKINQALASMDLTKEIKINTSFNAESARMLDSVVFFKEKIRHAILGFQAHATTHSQISAQLQHIVSFFHAQTQKEKIIIDESTKHVNNMQVVFDDISHNAHASKTQMQQIGTYLGDTQRNIIELGEKIAQSVQKENLLVIQLNALSKDTQETKNILSVIDDIADQTNLLALNAAIEAARAGEHGRGFAVVADEVRLLAEKTQKSLEEINTTITSIVSSITSISQQMKDNASEINILQDVSTNANVVLEQLVNVADKNIALSNDIATKSINLKEETEQIKEASLQIETIFHATYQKSEEIMEITTVLDKWGVTLQEKLNEFKV